A genomic window from Balaenoptera acutorostrata chromosome 20, mBalAcu1.1, whole genome shotgun sequence includes:
- the LOC103002758 gene encoding polyadenylate-binding protein 2, whose protein sequence is MEEEAEKLKELQNEVEKQMNMSPPPGNAGPVIMSIEEKMEADARSIYVGNVDYGATAEELEAHFHGCGSVNRVTILCDKFSGHPKGFAYIEFSDKESVRTSLALDESLFRGRQIKVIPKRTNRPGISTTDRGFPRARYRARTTNYNSSRSRFYSGFNSRPRGRIYRGRARATSWYSPY, encoded by the coding sequence ATGGAGGAAGAAGCTGAGAAGCTAAAGGAGCTACAGAACGAGGTAGAAAAGCAGATGAATATGAGTCCACCTCCAGGCAATGCTGGCCCAGTGATCATGTCTATTGAGGAGAAGATGGAGGCTGATGCCCGTTCCATCTATGTTGGCAATGTGGACTATGGTGCAACAGCAGAAGAGCTGGAAGCACACTTTCATGGCTGTGGTTCAGTCAACCGTGTTACTATACTATGTGACAAATTTAGTGGCCATCCCAAAGGGTTTGCATATATAGAGTTCTCAGATAAAGAGTCAGTGAGGACTTCCTTGGCCCTAGATGAGTCCCTATTTAGAGGAAGACAAATCAAGGTGATCCCAAAACGAACCAACAGACCAGGCATCAGCACAACAGACCGGGGTTTCCCGCGAGCCCGATACCGTGCCCGGACCACCAACTACAACAGTTCCCGCTCTCGATTCTACAGTGGTTTTAACAGCAGGCCCCGGGGTCGTATCTACAGGGGCCGGGCTAGAGCGACATCATGGTATTCCCCTTACTAA